The following proteins are encoded in a genomic region of Spirosoma sp. SC4-14:
- a CDS encoding glycosyl hydrolase family 28 protein codes for MKNYNVLTLVIAFLLSCQAYAQTYDIRDFGARTDSTFLNTKAIQSAIDQCYSKGGGEVLVPAGTYYTGTIFLKSNVYLHLSAGAVLQGSYKPADYPEHTILSAKKFGTITHNGLYVESMKALVIADKATHTGIIGLGTLRGPGEGKAFQLGLNKDGKPKNIFFIGCQDVLMEGINILNSAQVTVSISGCERVTINKIYLRSWVNWNCDGLDIDGKDVIISNCRIDSEDDALCFKSEYLDKFCENITVTNCVLSSICNGIKFGTGSRTGFRNITVSNCVIKKGSVNGYRHWPMPASIVHRPEETSVNTGIVILGVDGGIVENITISDIIMTDVLSPIFIRVGRRFLNPDKKPSVMRHINIQNIRAETRSIIPTIIAGLEESPAEDIRLSNIRITVPKGVSADSIKTFPAIIREDVKGYPENRLTFGTKLPASAFYVRHVNGLVLDDVTVTCNEPDARPAFYVDDVRGIKLKNVAIGDKKLEKTGAMLTQKNSERIEVMN; via the coding sequence ATGAAGAATTACAACGTATTGACCCTGGTTATTGCCTTCCTGTTGAGTTGTCAGGCGTATGCCCAGACGTACGATATTCGTGATTTTGGGGCCAGAACGGATAGTACGTTTCTGAACACGAAAGCCATTCAATCGGCTATTGATCAATGCTATAGCAAAGGTGGGGGTGAGGTACTGGTGCCTGCCGGTACGTATTACACAGGCACAATTTTCCTGAAGTCAAACGTCTATCTACACTTGTCGGCGGGCGCGGTTCTACAGGGGAGCTACAAGCCCGCCGATTATCCCGAGCATACCATTCTGTCGGCCAAAAAATTCGGGACAATCACGCACAACGGCCTATATGTCGAATCCATGAAAGCCCTGGTTATTGCCGACAAGGCAACGCATACCGGAATTATTGGGCTGGGTACGTTACGCGGTCCTGGCGAAGGGAAGGCGTTTCAACTGGGGCTGAACAAAGACGGCAAGCCCAAGAACATCTTCTTTATCGGCTGTCAGGATGTGCTGATGGAAGGCATCAATATTCTCAACTCGGCGCAGGTAACCGTGTCTATATCGGGTTGTGAGCGCGTCACTATCAATAAAATATACCTCCGAAGCTGGGTGAACTGGAATTGCGACGGGCTGGATATTGACGGAAAAGACGTCATCATTTCCAACTGCCGCATCGACTCGGAAGATGACGCCCTCTGCTTTAAAAGCGAGTACCTCGATAAATTCTGCGAAAACATAACGGTCACCAACTGTGTGCTGTCGAGCATCTGCAACGGGATCAAATTTGGCACCGGCTCCCGAACGGGCTTCCGAAATATTACCGTCAGCAATTGTGTCATCAAAAAAGGATCGGTGAACGGGTATCGGCACTGGCCAATGCCTGCCAGCATTGTGCATAGGCCCGAAGAAACGAGTGTCAACACGGGTATTGTGATTCTGGGTGTCGATGGCGGCATCGTGGAGAACATTACTATCTCCGACATTATCATGACGGACGTATTGAGCCCAATTTTTATCCGGGTGGGCAGGCGGTTCCTGAACCCGGATAAAAAGCCGTCGGTGATGCGGCACATCAACATCCAGAACATCAGGGCCGAAACCCGTAGTATTATCCCAACCATTATTGCCGGTCTGGAAGAAAGTCCGGCCGAAGATATCCGGCTTTCCAATATTCGGATAACGGTGCCCAAAGGCGTTTCTGCTGATTCAATCAAAACGTTTCCGGCGATCATCCGCGAAGACGTAAAGGGGTATCCGGAAAACAGGCTGACATTCGGGACAAAGCTGCCAGCGAGTGCTTTTTATGTCAGGCACGTAAATGGGTTAGTCCTTGATGACGTGACAGTTACCTGCAACGAACCCGATGCCCGGCCCGCTTTTTATGTGGACGACGTACGGGGCATAAAACTAAAAAACGTGGCCATTGGTGATAAGAAACTGGAGAAAACAGGTGCGATGCTAACACAAAAGAATAGCGAGCGAATTGAGGTAATGAATTGA
- a CDS encoding GMC family oxidoreductase yields MNLIGKANQQNTYDAIVIGSGISGGWAAKELTQKGLRTLVLERGRPVEHVKDYPTTMSSPWEMTHRGRYPLDVLEKSPTQAKVGYAFNEYSGQFFIRDTDHPYQQTKPFDWIRGYQVGGKSLSWARWTQRWAPFNFEDNLKDGHGVDWPIRYPDLAPWYSYVEKFAGISGNKDGLSTLPDGEFLPPFEMNCIEKSVRDAWKKEYADRHLIISRTANLSKAQPVHLALGRADCQSRNWCGRGCLYGAYFSSNSATLPAAAKTGKLTVRPFSVVHSIIYDEAKQRATGVRVIDTNTKEMTEYYARIIFVNAATLNSTLVLLNSTSNRFPNGLGNDSGALGHYLMDHNYRGRVAGVYEGKDLDDNYYYGRRPTGTYVPRFRNVLNDSQKDFVRGYAYACGGGRAGWERGHSVAGFGAEYKEALTHPGEWSFSMTAMGEMLPRYENHVKLNQANKDQWGMPTLDIDCSWGDNEDKMTADAIEQAKAMMEAAGIRITAAFDNHQAPGLAIHEMGTARMGLDPKTSVLNKWNQIHSVKNVFVTDGASMASSACQNPSLTYMALTARAADYAVRQLKAGKL; encoded by the coding sequence ATGAACCTCATAGGAAAAGCGAACCAGCAAAACACATACGACGCCATTGTCATCGGTTCGGGTATAAGTGGCGGATGGGCCGCTAAAGAGCTAACCCAGAAAGGATTACGGACACTCGTGCTGGAACGTGGCCGACCTGTCGAGCATGTGAAAGATTACCCAACCACTATGTCCAGCCCCTGGGAGATGACCCACCGGGGCCGCTACCCGCTCGATGTACTCGAAAAAAGCCCTACGCAGGCTAAAGTAGGCTATGCTTTTAACGAATATTCCGGGCAGTTTTTCATCCGGGATACCGATCATCCGTACCAGCAGACCAAACCATTCGACTGGATTCGGGGCTATCAGGTGGGCGGTAAGTCGCTGTCCTGGGCGCGGTGGACGCAACGCTGGGCACCGTTTAATTTTGAGGATAATCTGAAAGACGGTCATGGTGTCGACTGGCCAATTCGGTACCCGGATTTAGCTCCCTGGTACAGCTACGTTGAAAAATTCGCGGGAATCAGTGGCAATAAAGATGGCCTGTCGACGCTGCCCGATGGCGAATTTCTGCCGCCTTTCGAGATGAACTGCATCGAAAAAAGCGTGCGCGATGCCTGGAAAAAAGAGTACGCTGATCGCCATCTGATCATCAGCCGGACGGCTAATCTGAGTAAAGCGCAACCTGTTCATCTGGCGCTGGGCCGGGCCGATTGCCAGTCGCGCAACTGGTGTGGCCGGGGTTGTTTATACGGCGCGTATTTCAGCAGCAACTCCGCTACGTTGCCCGCAGCGGCTAAAACCGGCAAGCTGACCGTCCGCCCGTTCTCGGTGGTTCATTCCATTATTTATGATGAAGCGAAACAACGGGCAACGGGCGTTCGGGTAATCGACACCAACACGAAAGAGATGACCGAGTATTACGCCCGCATCATTTTCGTGAATGCCGCTACGCTCAACTCCACGCTGGTGCTGCTCAATTCGACCTCGAACCGATTTCCCAACGGGCTTGGCAACGACAGTGGGGCGCTGGGTCATTATCTTATGGATCACAATTACCGGGGCCGGGTAGCTGGTGTTTACGAAGGCAAGGATCTGGATGACAACTATTATTACGGACGTCGGCCAACCGGCACTTACGTACCCCGATTCCGTAACGTACTGAATGACAGTCAAAAAGATTTTGTTCGTGGCTACGCGTATGCCTGTGGCGGAGGCCGGGCCGGTTGGGAGCGGGGCCATTCGGTGGCGGGTTTCGGGGCTGAGTACAAAGAAGCGCTGACCCATCCGGGCGAATGGTCGTTCAGCATGACGGCCATGGGCGAAATGCTGCCGCGCTACGAAAATCATGTTAAACTGAATCAGGCCAACAAAGATCAGTGGGGTATGCCCACTCTTGACATTGATTGCAGTTGGGGCGACAACGAAGATAAAATGACGGCTGATGCCATCGAACAGGCCAAAGCGATGATGGAAGCCGCTGGCATTCGGATAACGGCTGCGTTTGATAATCATCAGGCACCAGGTCTGGCCATTCACGAAATGGGAACCGCGCGCATGGGTCTCGATCCCAAAACGTCGGTGCTGAACAAATGGAACCAGATACACTCGGTCAAAAATGTGTTTGTAACAGACGGTGCCAGTATGGCTTCCTCGGCTTGTCAGAATCCATCGTTAACGTACATGGCCCTGACAGCCCGCGCGGCCGATTATGCTGTCCGGCAGCTGAAAGCGGGTAAGCTCTAG
- a CDS encoding Gfo/Idh/MocA family oxidoreductase — protein MQRIAMLGGGFIGRFYAESLHGQRSRDRVIAIYARREETAQKFAADYGCAIWSTDMEEVIAHPDVTMVCIALPNNLHAVAVLLCAKHKKNVVCTKPLGRNADEALHMMQAVEEAGIFGGYLEDLCYSPKFLKALESVKSGALGRILWAKSREAHPGPHSNWFWDKEQAGGGCMLDLGCHCVEIARSFIGKDVRPVEVMCWAATQVKPIDAEDHAIALVKYENGAIGQFEVSWVFRGGMDLRDEVMGTEGTIWINNFLRTGFEMYTSGKGADYVAEKAESNSGWLFPVGDEVNDLGYNHMFTDMFKSCEEGRQPAETFYDGYVVNAVLDAAYRSAESKQWEPVNLPVWRGQEGLSFEKTLTEYDADFYLIKEEITHDGRHKLILKDKVSGKIVEKDLLDVN, from the coding sequence ATGCAACGAATTGCCATGCTGGGGGGCGGCTTCATTGGCCGCTTCTACGCCGAATCTCTTCACGGGCAGCGGAGCCGCGACCGTGTCATTGCCATCTATGCCCGCCGGGAGGAAACCGCCCAAAAATTTGCCGCCGACTACGGTTGCGCCATCTGGTCGACGGATATGGAGGAAGTGATTGCCCACCCCGACGTAACGATGGTGTGCATTGCCCTGCCCAATAACCTCCATGCGGTAGCCGTGTTGCTGTGCGCCAAACACAAAAAGAACGTCGTCTGCACCAAGCCCCTGGGACGTAACGCCGATGAAGCCCTACACATGATGCAGGCTGTTGAAGAAGCCGGTATTTTTGGGGGTTATCTGGAAGACCTGTGTTACTCGCCCAAGTTTTTAAAGGCGCTGGAAAGCGTTAAAAGTGGGGCGCTGGGCCGAATTTTATGGGCGAAATCCCGCGAAGCGCACCCTGGCCCGCACTCCAACTGGTTCTGGGACAAAGAGCAGGCGGGTGGCGGCTGTATGCTCGATCTGGGTTGCCACTGCGTCGAAATCGCCCGGAGTTTTATCGGGAAAGATGTTCGGCCCGTGGAGGTGATGTGCTGGGCGGCTACGCAGGTGAAGCCCATCGATGCCGAAGACCACGCCATTGCGCTGGTAAAATACGAAAACGGAGCCATCGGACAGTTTGAAGTTAGCTGGGTGTTCCGGGGCGGTATGGACCTGCGCGATGAGGTCATGGGTACCGAAGGCACCATCTGGATCAACAATTTTCTGCGTACCGGTTTCGAGATGTACACATCCGGTAAAGGGGCGGACTACGTTGCGGAAAAGGCCGAATCCAACTCCGGTTGGCTCTTTCCGGTCGGTGATGAGGTAAATGACCTGGGCTATAATCACATGTTTACCGACATGTTCAAATCCTGCGAAGAAGGGCGGCAACCCGCTGAAACCTTCTACGATGGCTACGTAGTGAACGCCGTGCTGGATGCCGCCTACCGCTCGGCGGAGTCGAAGCAGTGGGAACCCGTCAACTTACCCGTCTGGCGTGGGCAGGAAGGCTTGTCGTTCGAAAAAACGTTGACGGAATACGATGCCGATTTTTACCTGATCAAAGAAGAAATCACCCACGACGGACGCCACAAACTGATTCTGAAAGATAAAGTGAGCGGGAAAATCGTGGAGAAAGATTTGCTTGATGTAAACTGA